One window from the genome of Pseudonocardia hierapolitana encodes:
- a CDS encoding sugar phosphate isomerase/epimerase family protein: MTVLDIPSGIPAHVDTPAPGDPRLARLSLNQRTTANWDLREAVEGAVAAGLPAIGLWREPVAEVGVDVARRIVDDAGLRVSSLCRGGFFTASDRAERTRAHEDNLRALDEAAGLGTKALVLVPGGLPAGDKDLAGARARAAEAIAALVPAAVVRGVTLGIEPMNPIYAADRGVISTLAQALDIAEQFAPHEVGVVVDTFHLWWEPGVYAQIARAGERIVSYQVCDWITPLPADSLLARGMMGDGHVDFPAFTRAVAAAGYTGDVEVEIFHADVWAAPGDQVIATMARRYVELVQPHL; the protein is encoded by the coding sequence GTGACCGTTCTCGACATCCCGAGCGGTATCCCGGCCCACGTCGACACACCTGCGCCCGGCGACCCCCGCCTGGCCCGGCTCTCGCTCAACCAGCGCACCACCGCGAACTGGGACCTCCGCGAGGCGGTCGAGGGCGCCGTCGCCGCCGGGCTCCCGGCGATCGGGCTGTGGCGCGAGCCCGTGGCCGAGGTCGGCGTCGACGTCGCCCGCCGCATCGTGGACGACGCTGGCCTGCGCGTGTCGTCGCTGTGCCGGGGCGGGTTCTTCACCGCCTCCGACCGCGCGGAGCGCACCCGGGCGCACGAGGACAACCTGCGTGCCCTGGACGAGGCGGCAGGGCTCGGCACGAAGGCGCTGGTGCTCGTCCCCGGCGGCCTGCCGGCCGGCGACAAGGACCTCGCGGGCGCCCGCGCCCGCGCCGCCGAGGCGATCGCCGCGCTCGTCCCGGCCGCGGTCGTGCGCGGGGTGACGCTCGGGATCGAGCCGATGAACCCGATCTACGCCGCCGACCGCGGGGTGATCTCCACGCTCGCGCAGGCGCTCGACATCGCCGAGCAGTTCGCGCCGCACGAGGTCGGCGTCGTCGTCGACACCTTCCACCTGTGGTGGGAGCCCGGGGTGTACGCCCAGATCGCGCGGGCGGGGGAGCGGATCGTGTCGTACCAGGTGTGCGACTGGATCACTCCGCTGCCCGCCGACTCCCTCCTCGCACGCGGGATGATGGGCGACGGCCACGTCGACTTCCCGGCCTTCACCCGCGCCGTCGCGGCAGCCGGCTACACCGGGGACGTGGAGGTGGAGATCTTCCACGCCGACGTGTGGGCGGCCCCGGGCGACCAGGTGATCGCCACGATGGCCCGCCGCTACGTCGAGCTGGTGCAGCCCCACCTCTGA
- a CDS encoding dihydrodipicolinate synthase family protein, whose amino-acid sequence MTAVDTSIEVPAAGGGWRTVELAAPREWTPHPHPYRTRVAFAAAHVVGDPWGENVPGAPAVVDWESTLAFRRHLFSYGLGVAEAMDTAQRNMGLDWPAVQELVRRSAEQAREHGARIAAGAGTDHRTDLRTVDDVLAAYTEQVEYVEGTGAQVILMASRQLAAVAAGPDDYVRVYEALLRQVREPVILHWLGEAFDPQLAGYWGSADVADATATFVQLIEAHAAKVDGVKVSLLSAEHEIGLRAELPEGVRLYTGDDFHYPELIRGDGTHHSDALLGAFAAIAPAASAALAALDEGDLERYDAEFAPTLELSRTVFEVPTFYYKTGIAFLSWLCGHQPGFTMVGGLQSARSVVHLSEVFALANSARLLPDPEAAAAKLRSLLTVAGAVR is encoded by the coding sequence ATGACCGCCGTGGACACGTCCATCGAGGTGCCCGCCGCGGGCGGTGGCTGGCGCACCGTCGAGCTGGCCGCGCCCCGGGAGTGGACGCCGCACCCGCACCCCTACCGCACCCGGGTAGCGTTCGCGGCCGCGCACGTCGTCGGTGACCCGTGGGGCGAGAACGTGCCCGGCGCACCCGCCGTCGTCGACTGGGAGTCGACGCTGGCGTTCCGCCGCCACCTGTTCTCCTACGGCCTGGGCGTCGCCGAGGCCATGGACACCGCCCAGCGCAACATGGGGCTCGACTGGCCTGCCGTGCAGGAGCTGGTGCGCCGCAGCGCCGAGCAGGCCCGCGAGCACGGTGCCCGCATCGCAGCGGGCGCCGGCACCGACCACCGCACCGACCTGCGCACCGTCGACGACGTGCTGGCCGCATACACCGAGCAGGTCGAGTACGTCGAGGGCACCGGCGCGCAGGTGATCCTCATGGCGTCGCGGCAGCTCGCCGCCGTCGCCGCCGGGCCCGACGACTACGTGCGCGTGTACGAGGCGCTGCTGCGCCAGGTGCGGGAGCCGGTGATCCTGCACTGGCTCGGCGAGGCGTTCGACCCGCAGCTGGCCGGCTACTGGGGCTCGGCGGACGTCGCTGACGCGACCGCCACGTTCGTGCAGCTCATCGAGGCGCACGCGGCGAAGGTCGACGGCGTGAAGGTCTCGCTGCTCTCGGCGGAGCACGAGATCGGGCTCCGGGCCGAGCTGCCCGAGGGCGTGCGGCTCTACACCGGCGACGACTTCCACTACCCGGAGCTGATCCGCGGCGACGGCACCCACCACTCCGACGCACTGCTCGGCGCGTTCGCCGCGATCGCCCCGGCGGCGTCGGCGGCGCTGGCCGCGCTCGACGAGGGCGACCTGGAACGCTACGACGCAGAGTTCGCACCCACCCTCGAACTGTCGCGCACGGTGTTCGAGGTGCCGACCTTCTACTACAAGACCGGCATCGCGTTCCTGTCGTGGCTCTGCGGGCACCAGCCCGGGTTCACCATGGTCGGTGGGCTGCAGTCGGCGCGGTCGGTCGTGCACCTCTCGGAGGTGTTCGCGCTGGCCAACTCCGCCCGGCTGTTGCCGGACCCGGAGGCGGCGGCCGCCAAGCTGCGCAGCCTGCTCACCGTGGCCGGGGCGGTGCGGTGA
- a CDS encoding Gfo/Idh/MocA family protein: MRIVMNGVTGRMGYRQHLVRSILAIRDDGGVLRPDGTRLQVEPVIVGRNREKLTEIARKHDIETVHTDLDAALEDDAPVYFDSLVTSERKKTILRAIAAGKHIYTEKPIAESVAEGEELVEAARIADIVNGVVHDKIYLPGLIKLKRLIDTGFFGRILSVRGEFGYWVFEGDLTPAQRPSWNYRAEDGGGIVLDMYCHWNYVLEHLFGGVEAVMTKAVTHIPKRWDEKGEPYEATADDAAYGIFELAGGVIGQINSSWAVRVDRKELVEFQVDGTHGSAVAGLFGCRIQHRVRTPMPVWNPDVPTDQDFRAQWEQVPDNQEFVNGFRAQWEQFLLDVDAGRPHPYDFASGVRGLQLVDAALRSNAEGIRVELPGAGR; encoded by the coding sequence ATGCGCATCGTCATGAACGGCGTGACCGGGAGGATGGGTTACCGCCAGCACCTCGTGCGGTCCATCCTCGCGATCCGTGACGACGGCGGTGTGCTGCGCCCCGATGGCACCCGCCTGCAGGTCGAGCCCGTGATCGTCGGCCGCAACCGCGAGAAGCTCACCGAGATCGCCCGCAAGCACGACATCGAGACCGTGCACACCGACCTCGACGCCGCGCTGGAGGACGACGCTCCGGTCTACTTCGACTCGCTCGTCACGAGCGAGCGCAAGAAGACGATCCTGCGCGCGATCGCGGCGGGCAAGCACATCTACACCGAGAAGCCGATCGCGGAGTCCGTTGCCGAGGGCGAGGAGCTGGTGGAGGCCGCTCGAATCGCGGACATCGTCAACGGCGTGGTGCACGACAAGATCTACCTCCCCGGGCTGATCAAGCTGAAGCGGCTCATCGACACCGGGTTCTTCGGGCGGATCCTCTCGGTGCGCGGCGAGTTCGGCTACTGGGTCTTCGAGGGCGATCTGACGCCGGCCCAGCGACCCAGCTGGAACTACCGGGCAGAGGACGGCGGCGGCATCGTCCTCGACATGTACTGCCACTGGAACTACGTGCTCGAGCACCTGTTCGGTGGCGTCGAGGCCGTGATGACCAAGGCCGTCACCCACATCCCGAAGCGCTGGGACGAGAAGGGGGAGCCCTACGAGGCCACCGCCGACGACGCCGCGTACGGGATCTTCGAGCTGGCCGGCGGCGTGATCGGGCAGATCAACTCGTCGTGGGCGGTGCGGGTGGACCGCAAGGAGCTCGTCGAGTTCCAGGTGGACGGCACGCACGGATCGGCCGTCGCGGGCCTCTTCGGCTGCCGCATCCAGCACCGCGTGCGCACGCCCATGCCGGTCTGGAACCCGGACGTGCCCACCGACCAGGACTTCCGCGCGCAGTGGGAGCAGGTGCCGGACAACCAGGAGTTCGTCAACGGCTTCCGCGCCCAGTGGGAGCAGTTCCTGCTCGACGTCGACGCAGGGCGCCCGCACCCGTACGACTTCGCCAGCGGCGTCCGCGGCCTGCAGCTGGTGGACGCGGCGCTGCGCTCGAACGCCGAGGGCATCCGGGTGGAGCTCCCCGGAGCCGGGCGATGA
- a CDS encoding Nramp family divalent metal transporter: protein MVRPEEAGPRSPLLPEVPRELSRRRLSLHTIVLFFGPGAIIASLTVGSGETVLASRLGAVFGYAILWLVVVGTVTKAAIIYTSNRYIVLTGEHPMSGLARAIPGPRGWFPALIGALAVLSFPFVASALATGIGSYLNIVFGGPAVAWGLVLLVLAAALAWFGWYALLERAQVAIVSLKVALVVVAVFAAQPQWLDVIAGFVPQGFGYAPFVFTDYPEIADRSVWIEAVVFMGGLGGGMYDYIGYAGLMREKRWGALGLPGRDRAVAEPLTLTDTPPERERVRGWSRAPLGDVVLSFAAMGLTAVAFVITGKEILGAAHNVPSGQNVLTYQGDVLGVIHPVFRYFYVLAIIMVFFGTMYAIWEVYSRTTYESLSAVSAKVRAAGIGTTRAVVYAYVLLGGTALILTGADLVALITPANIVGGTVACGIYGLGLLVLERRVFPAGLRTRVAARVLVAVSSVALLGSGLVALGQYVGVLR from the coding sequence ATGGTGCGTCCAGAGGAAGCCGGTCCGAGGTCACCGCTCCTGCCCGAGGTGCCGCGGGAGCTGTCCCGGCGGCGGTTGAGCCTCCACACGATCGTGCTGTTCTTCGGCCCGGGAGCGATCATCGCCTCGCTCACGGTGGGCAGCGGCGAGACCGTCCTCGCCTCGCGGCTCGGCGCGGTGTTCGGCTACGCGATCCTGTGGCTGGTGGTGGTCGGCACGGTGACTAAAGCGGCGATCATCTACACCTCCAACCGCTACATCGTCCTCACCGGCGAGCACCCCATGAGCGGCCTCGCACGGGCCATCCCCGGGCCGCGCGGCTGGTTCCCCGCGTTGATCGGGGCCCTCGCCGTGCTGTCGTTCCCGTTCGTGGCCAGCGCGCTCGCCACCGGGATCGGCAGCTACCTCAACATCGTCTTCGGCGGGCCCGCCGTCGCCTGGGGGCTCGTGCTGCTGGTCCTCGCCGCGGCGCTCGCCTGGTTCGGCTGGTACGCGCTGCTGGAACGCGCCCAGGTCGCGATCGTCTCGCTCAAGGTCGCCCTCGTGGTCGTCGCCGTGTTCGCCGCGCAGCCGCAGTGGCTGGACGTGATCGCCGGGTTCGTGCCGCAGGGCTTCGGCTACGCGCCCTTCGTCTTCACCGACTACCCGGAGATCGCCGACCGGTCGGTGTGGATCGAGGCGGTCGTCTTCATGGGCGGGCTCGGCGGCGGCATGTACGACTACATCGGCTACGCCGGCCTCATGCGCGAGAAGCGCTGGGGCGCGCTCGGCCTGCCCGGCCGCGACCGGGCCGTGGCCGAGCCGCTCACGCTGACCGACACGCCCCCCGAGCGGGAGCGGGTGCGGGGCTGGTCGCGGGCACCCCTCGGCGACGTGGTGCTCAGCTTCGCGGCGATGGGGCTCACCGCGGTGGCCTTCGTGATCACCGGCAAGGAGATCCTCGGCGCCGCGCACAACGTGCCGAGCGGCCAGAACGTGCTGACCTACCAGGGCGACGTGCTCGGCGTGATCCACCCGGTGTTCCGCTACTTCTACGTTCTCGCGATCATCATGGTCTTCTTCGGCACGATGTACGCGATCTGGGAGGTCTACTCCCGCACGACGTACGAGTCGCTGTCCGCGGTTTCGGCGAAGGTCCGCGCCGCCGGGATCGGCACGACGCGCGCGGTCGTCTACGCCTACGTGCTGCTCGGCGGCACGGCGCTGATCCTCACCGGTGCCGACCTGGTCGCGCTGATCACCCCGGCGAACATCGTGGGCGGCACGGTCGCCTGCGGCATCTACGGCCTGGGCCTGCTGGTGCTGGAGCGGCGGGTGTTCCCCGCGGGGCTGCGCACCCGCGTGGCCGCGCGCGTGCTCGTCGCCGTGTCGTCGGTGGCGCTGCTCGGCTCGGGGCTCGTGGCACTCGGTCAGTACGTCGGGGTGCTGCGGTGA
- a CDS encoding class I SAM-dependent methyltransferase: MTAWVDTGRFVREFVRDPLHTASVTPSSRALAAAMVRALPTAGAPVVVELGPGTGAFTRAIQERTGGRVRHVAVELNARWAQLLAERHPEVDVVQADARELPRLLADRAVAAVDAVVSGLPWVAYTPGPDGRGLHAVITEVLAPTGVFTQFGYTWTRWAPPARRQLADLRTHFAEVATSRTVWRNVPPAIVHEARRPVRVT; this comes from the coding sequence GTGACGGCGTGGGTGGACACCGGCCGGTTCGTTCGCGAGTTCGTGCGCGACCCCCTGCACACGGCGTCGGTGACGCCGAGCTCGCGGGCTCTCGCGGCGGCGATGGTGCGGGCGCTCCCGACGGCCGGTGCACCGGTCGTCGTCGAGCTCGGGCCGGGTACCGGGGCGTTCACGCGGGCGATCCAGGAACGCACCGGCGGGCGGGTACGGCACGTCGCCGTGGAGCTCAACGCCCGGTGGGCGCAGCTGCTGGCCGAGCGTCACCCCGAGGTCGACGTGGTGCAGGCCGACGCCCGTGAGCTGCCCCGCCTCCTCGCCGACCGCGCGGTCGCGGCCGTGGACGCCGTGGTGAGCGGGCTGCCGTGGGTGGCGTACACCCCCGGCCCCGACGGCCGCGGCCTGCACGCCGTGATCACCGAGGTGCTCGCACCGACGGGAGTGTTCACGCAGTTCGGCTACACCTGGACGCGCTGGGCGCCGCCGGCGCGGCGCCAGCTCGCCGACCTGCGGACCCACTTCGCCGAGGTGGCGACCAGCCGGACCGTGTGGCGCAACGTCCCGCCCGCGATCGTCCACGAGGCCCGCAGGCCCGTTCGCGTGACCTGA
- a CDS encoding NAD(P)H-dependent oxidoreductase encodes MNLHDLLQARERDANPIRVGLIGAGRFGTMFLAQARNTPGIHVAAIADIDLDRAHQALELVDWPKDAVTDDLGSALAGGTTAVLPDATPLFTDAIDVVVEATGNPIVGTSHALTAFDAGQHVIMVTVEADAVVGPALARRAAERGLVYSMAYGDQPALIMELVDWARTSGFQVVCAGKGAKYLEHYHEMNPDNVWEHWEFSKELTDSGQLNPRMHTAFRDGTKAAIEMAAVANAAGLVPSDEGLTFTPGDVEQIATVCRPREVGGVLAHEGSVDVMSSLTRDGEWIPHNTQEGVFVVVKATNSYVAGCFDEYPWHPDPTKQYAALYRPYHYVGLELGMSIANAVLRGIPTGAPKGFSADVVATAKKDLAAGDVLDGEGGYTVWGKLISARASVGRGALPIALAHHVELKRDVPKGAIVTWDDVQLDEAAFGQVLELRRETERLLGTP; translated from the coding sequence GTGAACTTGCACGACCTGTTGCAGGCCCGCGAACGCGACGCCAACCCGATCCGCGTCGGACTCATCGGCGCGGGCCGCTTCGGAACGATGTTCCTCGCCCAGGCGCGCAACACCCCGGGGATCCACGTCGCGGCGATCGCCGACATCGATCTGGACCGGGCGCACCAGGCGCTCGAGCTCGTCGACTGGCCGAAGGACGCCGTCACCGACGACCTCGGCTCCGCGCTGGCCGGCGGTACCACCGCGGTGCTCCCCGACGCGACACCCCTGTTCACCGACGCCATCGACGTCGTTGTGGAGGCCACCGGCAACCCGATCGTCGGCACGTCGCACGCGCTCACGGCGTTCGACGCGGGCCAGCACGTGATCATGGTGACGGTCGAGGCGGACGCGGTGGTCGGCCCCGCGCTCGCCCGCCGCGCCGCGGAGCGCGGGCTCGTGTACTCGATGGCCTACGGCGACCAGCCGGCGCTGATCATGGAGCTGGTCGACTGGGCCCGCACGTCCGGCTTCCAGGTGGTGTGCGCGGGCAAGGGGGCCAAGTACCTCGAGCACTACCACGAGATGAACCCCGACAACGTGTGGGAGCACTGGGAGTTCTCGAAGGAGCTCACCGACTCCGGCCAGCTCAACCCGCGCATGCACACGGCGTTCCGCGACGGCACGAAGGCCGCGATCGAGATGGCCGCGGTCGCGAACGCGGCCGGCCTCGTCCCCTCGGACGAGGGACTGACCTTCACCCCGGGCGACGTCGAGCAGATCGCCACGGTCTGCCGGCCCCGCGAGGTGGGTGGCGTGCTGGCCCACGAGGGGTCGGTGGACGTCATGTCGAGCCTCACCCGCGACGGGGAGTGGATCCCGCACAACACGCAGGAAGGCGTGTTCGTGGTCGTGAAGGCGACCAACTCCTACGTCGCCGGCTGCTTCGACGAGTACCCGTGGCACCCGGACCCCACCAAGCAGTACGCCGCGCTGTACCGGCCCTACCACTACGTCGGCCTCGAGCTCGGGATGTCGATTGCCAACGCCGTGCTGCGCGGCATCCCCACCGGCGCCCCGAAGGGTTTCTCGGCCGACGTCGTGGCCACGGCGAAGAAGGACCTGGCGGCAGGCGACGTGCTCGACGGCGAGGGCGGCTACACGGTGTGGGGGAAGCTGATCTCCGCGCGGGCGTCGGTCGGGCGCGGCGCGCTGCCGATCGCGCTGGCCCACCACGTCGAGCTGAAGCGCGACGTCCCGAAGGGCGCGATCGTCACATGGGACGACGTGCAACTGGACGAGGCCGCCTTCGGTCAGGTGCTCGAGCTCAGGCGCGAGACGGAGCGCCTCCTCGGCACGCCGTGA
- a CDS encoding NAD(P)-dependent oxidoreductase: MRVSLLGLGPMGGPMAANLVRGLGSLAVWNRTPGRAERVVALGARQAASPADAAADVVLTVLPDLPQVETVLHGPEGLLAGWRRARVPEPVLVVHGTVSPVAMRSFAEGLRREHGVRAVDAPMSGGVPGAERGALSLMVGGDRGDVEALAPVFAPIASTVVHFGPSGSGQLAKACNQVVVAGTIAALCEALCLADRYGLSRADLLAALDGGLAGSTVLDQKRERWLREDFTAGGSARNQLKDLRFAREAATAAGAPSELTALLHDQFHRMVAAGDGELDHSGLLRTIAAGT; this comes from the coding sequence GTGAGGGTCTCGCTGCTCGGCCTGGGACCGATGGGGGGTCCCATGGCGGCGAACCTCGTCCGCGGGCTCGGCTCCCTGGCCGTCTGGAATCGCACGCCGGGCAGGGCCGAGCGGGTGGTCGCGCTCGGTGCCCGGCAGGCCGCGTCGCCCGCGGATGCCGCCGCCGACGTCGTGCTCACGGTGCTCCCCGATCTGCCGCAGGTCGAGACGGTGCTGCACGGTCCGGAGGGGCTGCTCGCGGGCTGGCGGCGGGCCCGCGTGCCGGAGCCGGTGCTCGTCGTCCACGGGACGGTCTCCCCGGTAGCGATGCGGAGCTTCGCGGAGGGGCTCCGGCGCGAGCACGGGGTACGAGCCGTCGACGCCCCGATGAGCGGAGGCGTTCCCGGCGCGGAGCGGGGCGCGCTGAGCCTCATGGTCGGCGGCGACCGGGGCGACGTGGAGGCGCTCGCGCCGGTGTTCGCCCCGATCGCGTCCACCGTCGTGCACTTCGGTCCGAGCGGGTCGGGGCAGCTCGCCAAGGCGTGCAACCAGGTGGTGGTGGCCGGGACGATCGCGGCCCTGTGCGAGGCGCTCTGCCTGGCCGACCGGTACGGCCTGTCCCGTGCCGACCTGCTGGCCGCGCTCGACGGCGGGCTCGCCGGGTCGACGGTGCTCGACCAGAAGCGCGAGCGGTGGCTGCGTGAGGACTTCACCGCCGGTGGCAGCGCGCGCAACCAGCTCAAGGACCTCCGGTTCGCCCGCGAGGCCGCGACCGCGGCTGGAGCGCCATCGGAGCTGACGGCGCTGCTCCACGACCAGTTCCACCGGATGGTCGCCGCCGGCGACGGCGAGCTCGACCACTCCGGTCTCCTGCGCACGATCGCCGCGGGGACCTGA
- a CDS encoding VOC family protein → MFNGAHVILHSRDAEADRAFLRDTLAFPGVDAGDGWLIFKLPPAEVAVHPTDAEPMHELYLMCADIEEVLAGCAAKGVEVVDPVTDQGWGRLASIRLPSGTPLSIYEPRHPLAYDL, encoded by the coding sequence ATGTTCAACGGCGCGCACGTCATACTCCACAGCCGCGACGCGGAGGCCGACAGGGCGTTCCTCCGCGACACGCTCGCCTTCCCCGGTGTCGATGCGGGCGACGGCTGGCTGATCTTCAAGCTCCCGCCGGCCGAGGTCGCCGTGCACCCCACCGACGCCGAACCGATGCACGAGCTCTACCTGATGTGCGCCGACATCGAGGAGGTGCTCGCCGGCTGCGCCGCGAAGGGCGTCGAGGTCGTGGACCCGGTGACCGACCAGGGGTGGGGCCGCCTCGCGTCGATAAGGCTGCCGAGCGGCACTCCCCTGTCGATCTACGAGCCTCGCCACCCCCTCGCCTACGACCTCTGA
- a CDS encoding proteophosphoglycan 5 — protein sequence MTPATAGSEGEATMGLVTIDLPEPREMRGRWAAFAAVLAARGWGRGCHATDVVWHFDDGGGNWADLHHVDGGRAVLVGHDHEYSDTYFGAAAEYFQEPETDLLAGAPGWWAPPAQAAMDRGLWVGFVYGYEDGVWHRAEYGLSDGFTSVGLPAVDDDRCRELVAEFTQEAPGLAGEAPDPRAVDALIAADADVTEAHVRALIGPTGWDAAAGAAAARAFLRV from the coding sequence ATGACGCCCGCGACGGCGGGATCCGAGGGGGAGGCCACGATGGGGCTCGTCACGATCGACCTTCCGGAGCCTCGCGAGATGCGGGGCAGATGGGCGGCGTTCGCCGCCGTCCTCGCCGCCCGCGGGTGGGGTCGCGGCTGCCACGCCACCGACGTCGTGTGGCACTTCGACGACGGCGGCGGCAACTGGGCCGACCTGCACCACGTCGACGGCGGGCGAGCCGTGCTGGTCGGGCACGACCACGAGTACTCCGACACGTACTTCGGTGCGGCCGCGGAGTACTTCCAGGAGCCGGAGACCGACCTGCTCGCCGGTGCGCCCGGCTGGTGGGCTCCCCCGGCGCAGGCGGCGATGGACCGCGGTCTGTGGGTCGGGTTCGTGTACGGCTACGAGGACGGCGTCTGGCACCGCGCCGAGTACGGGTTGTCGGACGGGTTCACCTCCGTCGGCCTCCCCGCGGTCGACGACGACCGCTGCCGGGAGCTCGTGGCCGAGTTCACGCAGGAGGCCCCCGGCCTGGCCGGTGAGGCGCCGGACCCTCGTGCCGTCGACGCGTTGATCGCCGCCGACGCCGACGTCACCGAGGCGCACGTGCGTGCCCTGATCGGCCCGACCGGCTGGGATGCCGCGGCAGGCGCCGCCGCCGCCCGGGCGTTCCTCCGGGTGTGA
- a CDS encoding ABC transporter ATP-binding protein, which translates to MSDQPLLELRDIEAGYGRAALVLRGLSVSVPAGTVVCLVGPNGAGKSTVLKVASGLLAPRSGAVRVAGQDVTGLSPQRMLAAGVAHVLQGHSVFPEMTVAENVTLGAYTVADKARVAERIAFVQDLFPVVRERWRSLAGLLSGGQQKQVEFARSLMVSPKVLLLDEPSMGLDPKATAVVFEQVVAMREAGLAILLVEQNARRALETADLGCVLDLGRVHISGPAPKLLADPQLAELYLGGRPTVTSENRLS; encoded by the coding sequence GTGTCTGACCAACCACTCCTGGAACTCCGCGACATCGAGGCCGGCTACGGCCGCGCCGCCCTCGTGCTGCGCGGGCTGTCGGTGAGCGTGCCCGCGGGCACCGTGGTCTGCCTGGTCGGGCCCAACGGTGCCGGCAAGTCGACCGTGCTCAAGGTCGCGAGCGGGCTGCTCGCGCCGCGCTCGGGTGCCGTCCGCGTCGCGGGGCAGGACGTCACCGGCCTCTCCCCGCAGCGCATGCTCGCCGCGGGCGTGGCCCACGTGCTGCAGGGCCACAGCGTGTTCCCCGAGATGACCGTGGCCGAGAACGTCACGCTGGGGGCGTACACGGTCGCCGACAAGGCGCGGGTCGCCGAGCGGATCGCGTTCGTGCAGGACCTCTTCCCGGTGGTCCGCGAGCGCTGGCGCTCGCTCGCCGGGCTGCTGTCGGGTGGCCAGCAGAAGCAGGTGGAGTTCGCCCGCTCGCTGATGGTGAGCCCCAAGGTCCTGCTGCTCGACGAGCCGTCCATGGGCCTCGATCCCAAGGCCACCGCCGTGGTGTTCGAGCAGGTCGTCGCCATGCGCGAGGCCGGGCTCGCGATCCTGCTCGTCGAGCAGAACGCCCGGCGCGCCCTGGAGACCGCCGACCTCGGCTGCGTGCTCGACCTCGGCCGAGTGCACATCAGCGGTCCCGCACCGAAGCTCCTCGCCGACCCGCAACTCGCCGAGCTGTACCTCGGCGGCCGTCCCACCGTGACGTCCGAGAACCGACTCTCCTAG
- a CDS encoding ABC transporter ATP-binding protein, which yields MNSTTNIATTGLTKSFGGVRAVDHATVEFQDGKINAVIGPNGSGKTTFFNCVTGMIRPDSGTVSYRGRDVTGKAPHRIAAAGIGRSFQLCRIFPRMTVLENVLAAARPRGVAALLGSARGTAEIERARGWLRRVGIDHLEGVEARDLSYGQQKLLELAGVLMAEPETIMLDEPAGGVNPALIDRIATLVRELNAEGRTFIVVEHNMELVMSLSDHVVVFDRGRPIAEGPPDTVRADPAVLEAYLGV from the coding sequence GTGAATTCAACGACGAACATCGCGACGACCGGGCTCACCAAGTCCTTCGGCGGCGTGCGCGCCGTCGACCACGCCACCGTCGAGTTCCAGGACGGGAAGATCAACGCGGTGATCGGGCCCAACGGCTCGGGCAAGACCACGTTCTTCAACTGCGTCACCGGGATGATCCGTCCCGACTCCGGCACGGTGAGCTACCGCGGGCGGGACGTCACCGGCAAGGCGCCCCACCGCATCGCCGCAGCGGGCATCGGGCGCAGCTTCCAGCTGTGCCGGATCTTCCCCCGCATGACGGTGCTGGAGAACGTGCTGGCCGCCGCACGCCCCCGCGGCGTCGCTGCGCTGCTCGGCTCGGCGCGGGGCACGGCGGAGATCGAACGGGCCCGCGGGTGGTTGCGCCGCGTGGGCATCGACCACCTGGAAGGCGTCGAGGCCCGCGACCTGTCCTACGGGCAGCAGAAGCTGCTCGAGCTGGCAGGCGTCCTGATGGCGGAGCCGGAGACGATCATGCTGGACGAGCCGGCCGGTGGCGTGAACCCGGCCCTGATCGACCGGATCGCCACGCTCGTGCGCGAGCTCAACGCCGAAGGCCGAACCTTCATCGTCGTCGAGCACAACATGGAGCTGGTGATGAGCCTGTCCGACCACGTGGTCGTGTTCGACCGCGGGCGGCCGATCGCCGAGGGCCCGCCGGACACGGTCCGGGCCGATCCCGCGGTGCTGGAGGCGTACCTCGGTGTCTGA